One Bdellovibrio bacteriovorus str. Tiberius DNA segment encodes these proteins:
- a CDS encoding nuclear transport factor 2 family protein produces the protein METNATMNVGKKLVELCKKGDNMQAIDELYSPDIESHEAMDMPGMPAKMRGLEAIRRKNKDFDEQMEMHGIEVEGPFPFGDRFAVHYKMDATEKKSNKRIQMEEVALYTVKDGKIIKEEFFYTM, from the coding sequence ATGGAAACAAACGCAACAATGAATGTTGGAAAGAAGTTGGTTGAGCTTTGTAAGAAGGGCGACAACATGCAGGCCATCGATGAGCTCTATTCGCCCGATATTGAAAGTCATGAGGCGATGGATATGCCAGGCATGCCTGCAAAAATGCGCGGCCTGGAGGCGATTCGCAGAAAGAACAAGGACTTTGACGAACAAATGGAAATGCATGGCATCGAAGTGGAAGGTCCTTTCCCCTTCGGAGATCGTTTTGCCGTTCACTATAAAATGGACGCCACGGAAAAAAAGTCCAACAAGCGCATTCAAATGGAAGAAGTCGCCCTGTACACGGTGAAGGACGGCAAAATCATCAAAGAAGAGTTCTTCTATACGATGTGA
- a CDS encoding substrate-binding domain-containing protein codes for MNKLALSFFVFLILTAGVSQARTYNVAVLYWSMKIPGQVAMREGFEEEVTAYNKANEENKIKLTPYVAGEGREGLLKQIEQLDLAVKSAPDAIVIQPADITILSRGVQDANSKNIPVFVYDQYIINAKMTSYISSDNYQAGWDNGLYIDSQFPPDKVLRIVPFEYFRVSATVERMDGFFDALRSRDRKFTVLGHFEAVEPVGGLKAAQEYMKKFKRGSVDVIFTNNDGGGLIIVKTLWDDGRKKLIHATVDGDPASIENIKNKKMTVIDSAQFCGELGRETARTMIQFFQNGKVEPVKFIPTFPVTLETLKNYPGWMGRPTEKVRFQSLRDLHIKEAKPGKLKRGAVIKVGLTPSCPYLCEMGPAGWSGYLYDILESAAKANNLKFEIVKLPSEKLLSALQNQQVHFVISPISKVRYTPDVRIVGPKLGMSLAGALFTPGVKLQLVDSDSLADKRIVFAQLAHENPMQLPPSDFNRSLKISGGEIGDRMTKLIAERRVDLALGDYNVLRYNMLRRQLLSFEIQPTSLAGYNALVLVGHPKDPEYGGLPLILNQWFDTHRASGKLEKILKKYNLKDWNIFAL; via the coding sequence GTGAACAAACTAGCTCTTTCCTTTTTCGTATTTCTTATTCTGACTGCCGGGGTCAGTCAGGCCCGCACATACAACGTGGCAGTTCTCTATTGGAGCATGAAGATTCCGGGCCAAGTGGCCATGCGCGAAGGATTTGAAGAAGAAGTCACTGCGTACAATAAGGCTAATGAAGAAAACAAAATTAAATTGACACCCTACGTGGCCGGCGAAGGTCGCGAGGGGCTGCTTAAGCAAATCGAACAGCTGGATCTGGCGGTGAAGTCGGCTCCCGATGCTATCGTCATTCAGCCCGCAGATATCACCATCCTTAGCCGCGGTGTGCAGGATGCCAACAGTAAAAATATTCCGGTCTTTGTCTATGACCAATACATCATTAATGCGAAGATGACATCGTACATCAGCAGCGACAATTATCAGGCGGGCTGGGACAACGGTCTTTATATCGACAGTCAGTTTCCTCCGGATAAAGTTTTAAGAATCGTGCCCTTTGAATACTTCCGGGTGTCTGCAACCGTAGAACGCATGGACGGTTTCTTTGATGCTCTTCGCAGTCGGGACCGCAAGTTCACGGTGCTGGGGCACTTCGAAGCGGTAGAGCCTGTGGGCGGGTTGAAGGCCGCTCAGGAATACATGAAAAAATTCAAGCGGGGCAGTGTGGATGTGATCTTCACCAATAATGACGGTGGGGGATTGATCATCGTCAAAACTTTGTGGGATGACGGGCGCAAGAAACTGATTCATGCCACGGTCGACGGGGATCCTGCCTCTATTGAAAACATCAAGAACAAAAAAATGACGGTGATTGATTCAGCTCAGTTCTGCGGAGAGCTGGGGCGCGAAACTGCGCGCACGATGATTCAATTTTTCCAAAACGGTAAAGTTGAGCCGGTGAAATTCATTCCCACATTCCCGGTCACTTTGGAAACCCTGAAAAACTATCCGGGCTGGATGGGGCGTCCGACTGAAAAAGTTCGCTTCCAGTCCTTACGTGATCTTCATATCAAAGAGGCCAAGCCAGGCAAACTCAAACGCGGGGCCGTTATCAAAGTGGGGCTGACACCGTCGTGTCCTTATTTATGTGAAATGGGGCCCGCGGGGTGGTCGGGGTATCTGTACGACATTCTTGAAAGCGCCGCCAAAGCAAACAATCTTAAATTCGAGATCGTCAAGCTGCCCAGTGAGAAACTGTTGTCGGCTTTGCAGAACCAGCAGGTTCACTTTGTGATCAGTCCTATTTCCAAGGTTCGTTATACTCCGGATGTGCGTATCGTGGGCCCCAAACTGGGGATGAGTCTTGCGGGGGCGTTGTTCACTCCGGGAGTAAAACTGCAATTGGTGGATTCTGATTCTTTAGCGGACAAACGCATCGTCTTTGCTCAACTGGCCCATGAAAACCCCATGCAGCTGCCGCCATCTGATTTCAACCGTTCACTAAAGATATCAGGTGGCGAGATCGGCGACCGCATGACCAAATTGATCGCCGAAAGACGCGTGGATCTTGCTTTGGGGGACTATAATGTTCTTCGCTACAATATGTTGCGCCGCCAACTGCTCAGTTTTGAAATTCAACCGACGTCTTTGGCTGGTTATAATGCCCTTGTTCTGGTGGGGCATCCTAAAGATCCTGAGTACGGCGGGCTGCCGCTGATACTGAATCAATGGTTCGATACTCACCGCGCGTCAGGAAAGTTGGAAAAAATTCTTAAGAAATACAACCTGAAGGACTGGAACATCTTTGCTTTGTAG
- a CDS encoding DUF7453 family protein, with protein sequence MKTLGLSLFFLASSSWALPSYQAPEMQVRAHYRNAYNLPPLTYLSNTSPSINNHGDVTLKLMAVDGTPNQAVWFKAKNHSKWQIVFVAPEDRYVSDPTVNDRGEITYSSYTEVMSDGLYVFDTKSGTTVEKLSGPANKMVYMAYVQTLNDGTSVFRGMGTEFDRGFYEVNGGLKTIAMEGQKNFGTPSAYLFKPAVNDQKHWAFKVRVGERGEIGNEQSDQILLVKPTPQGYDKIIVAQDNKSDVTSPFTGFGNGVTMAQNGLVAFVGHDQSNIKSLILWENGNLTTLVREGQNGISELELFSPKVNSNGVVAFRAKNEKGLRGIYVVSKDGIKRLIGEGDSIPTDLGPGQILQRKDFPGFAGDVDINEKNEVVFACVVATTDNQITGDAVYRISPAGL encoded by the coding sequence ATGAAAACACTGGGATTGTCTTTGTTCTTTCTGGCAAGTTCTTCCTGGGCTTTGCCGTCCTATCAAGCGCCGGAAATGCAGGTGCGCGCGCACTATCGCAATGCCTACAATCTGCCGCCTTTGACTTACCTGAGCAACACGTCGCCTTCCATCAACAATCACGGTGATGTGACCTTAAAGCTGATGGCCGTGGACGGAACCCCGAATCAGGCGGTGTGGTTCAAAGCCAAGAATCACAGCAAATGGCAGATCGTTTTTGTGGCGCCGGAAGATCGTTACGTCTCAGATCCCACCGTGAATGATCGCGGCGAAATCACTTACAGCTCTTACACGGAAGTGATGAGTGACGGATTGTATGTGTTCGATACAAAATCTGGAACAACTGTCGAAAAACTTTCTGGTCCTGCCAATAAAATGGTCTACATGGCCTATGTGCAGACCTTGAATGACGGAACTTCGGTGTTCCGGGGGATGGGGACGGAGTTTGACCGTGGCTTCTATGAAGTCAACGGCGGCCTGAAAACCATCGCAATGGAAGGTCAGAAAAACTTTGGCACACCTTCAGCGTATTTGTTCAAACCAGCCGTGAATGATCAAAAACACTGGGCCTTCAAAGTTCGTGTGGGTGAGCGCGGTGAAATCGGCAATGAACAATCTGATCAGATCCTGCTGGTGAAGCCAACACCTCAAGGGTATGACAAGATCATCGTGGCTCAGGACAATAAAAGTGATGTGACTTCTCCGTTCACCGGATTTGGCAACGGAGTGACCATGGCACAAAACGGCCTGGTGGCTTTCGTGGGGCATGACCAGAGCAACATCAAGTCGCTGATTCTTTGGGAAAACGGCAATCTCACAACCCTGGTCCGTGAAGGACAGAACGGAATTTCTGAACTTGAGCTGTTTTCGCCGAAAGTGAATTCCAACGGTGTGGTGGCGTTCCGGGCAAAGAATGAAAAGGGCCTGCGTGGAATTTACGTGGTATCAAAGGACGGCATCAAACGCCTGATCGGTGAAGGCGACAGCATCCCGACCGATCTGGGGCCGGGGCAGATTCTGCAAAGAAAAGACTTCCCGGGCTTTGCCGGTGATGTCGACATCAATGAAAAGAATGAAGTGGTCTTTGCCTGCGTGGTGGCGACCACCGACAATCAGATCACCGGGGATGCGGTTTACCGCATTTCCCCGGCGGGTCTTTAA
- a CDS encoding PA2779 family protein codes for MLFSKPFKSVCALSMAAFISQAPAVAFAEVNRMIPTTTLIEELNREEATAQVQDFLSRDDVQAALIQRGLSPAEASERLASLSVAELNDLSKQVQEAKAGGDILVTILIVVLIIFLIKRI; via the coding sequence ATGTTGTTTTCTAAACCTTTTAAATCAGTTTGTGCGCTTTCCATGGCGGCATTCATTTCTCAGGCACCCGCAGTGGCTTTTGCTGAAGTCAACCGCATGATTCCCACCACGACGCTTATTGAAGAGCTGAATCGGGAAGAGGCCACGGCCCAAGTACAGGATTTTTTAAGCCGTGATGATGTGCAGGCAGCCCTGATTCAGCGTGGACTTTCACCGGCAGAAGCCTCTGAACGACTGGCCAGCCTTTCGGTGGCCGAGCTGAATGACCTGTCAAAACAGGTCCAGGAAGCCAAAGCCGGGGGCGACATTCTGGTGACCATTCTTATTGTGGTTCTGATCATCTTCCTGATTAAGCGAATCTAA
- a CDS encoding PA2778 family cysteine peptidase yields MNFIWQVTGIALITAGCASTTPQVDSLTLSSVIPQKTEISGVPFIEQSEGHCGPATLTMALQWAGNSVSLATVTSQVYTPGMKGSLQTDMISAARRQGMVAVPVTGVQNLLREVRGGHPVIVFENLALSWLPQWHYAIVYGFDPASEEVTMHSGPESGKRWDIRKFERSWKLGDYWGLVVLPPGQLSVTASERAHVTAAAALESLGKNLEAEKAYQSILARWPQSLAAYVGLGNIHFSRKQYSQAIRNLQKATSLQPESAVVWYNLTMAQAALGQISEARKSAKQALRFAAPESKNLYSQNLRSYLDK; encoded by the coding sequence ATGAATTTTATCTGGCAAGTAACTGGAATAGCTTTAATCACTGCGGGGTGTGCCAGCACAACTCCGCAGGTGGATTCGTTGACTCTGTCTTCAGTGATTCCGCAGAAAACAGAAATTTCCGGCGTGCCGTTCATTGAACAAAGTGAAGGACACTGTGGTCCGGCCACATTGACGATGGCTTTGCAGTGGGCGGGTAACAGCGTCTCGCTGGCGACAGTGACTTCGCAGGTCTATACTCCTGGCATGAAGGGCAGTCTGCAAACTGACATGATCAGTGCGGCTCGACGCCAGGGGATGGTGGCTGTGCCGGTCACGGGTGTTCAGAACCTGTTGCGCGAAGTGCGCGGCGGGCACCCGGTGATTGTTTTTGAAAACCTGGCGCTCAGCTGGCTTCCGCAGTGGCATTATGCCATTGTCTATGGGTTTGATCCCGCCAGCGAAGAAGTGACTATGCACTCAGGTCCTGAATCTGGAAAGCGCTGGGATATCCGCAAGTTTGAACGCTCGTGGAAGCTGGGGGACTATTGGGGGCTGGTGGTGCTGCCTCCGGGGCAGTTGTCGGTCACAGCATCAGAGCGAGCGCACGTGACGGCTGCCGCAGCCTTAGAGTCTTTGGGAAAAAACTTGGAAGCTGAAAAGGCCTATCAAAGTATTCTTGCGCGCTGGCCGCAAAGTCTGGCGGCCTATGTGGGGCTGGGGAATATTCATTTTTCTCGAAAGCAATATTCGCAGGCGATCCGCAACTTGCAGAAAGCCACCTCTTTGCAGCCAGAGTCGGCTGTGGTTTGGTATAACTTAACGATGGCTCAAGCTGCTTTGGGGCAGATTTCAGAGGCGCGGAAGAGCGCCAAGCAGGCTTTGCGCTTTGCTGCGCCAGAATCAAAAAATCTTTACTCTCAAAATTTGCGGTCCTATTTGGATAAATAG
- a CDS encoding PAS domain-containing hybrid sensor histidine kinase/response regulator, translating to MPAEQEMNNQLWRRYKTIFESKMVGILSTDMNGQILDANDYFLEMVGYGRDDLKAGKLNWKTLTHPKYLAQSQHVAELLRTTGSVPVFEKEYIHKDGHLVPVRLGLTMFEDGTVITLVQDVTQQKDSERKLEEAKAQLEERVAERTRQLVESESFLAAIFENMPTMVFVKDAQDLRFVRFNKAGEDLIGIPRAQLIGKNDYDFFSKEQADFFTSKDRDVLKESRVVDIPEEEINTTRGVRYLHTRKIPVFDKEGRAQYLLGVSEDITELKMAEKQRAVLVKEQIARSAAEQRAQHMGFLSDLTFAMTQSFDLENILKAFTEKSIPTLADICIVDLMDEEGTEISHTQVAAKEREDTEFIQRWRERFPMRWDAPYGAAEVMRSRKTEIINDVNLDQFLKAAFGPEAAMTERPIHAEAFMTVPILLRDEKPLGAISLISTSATRHFSAIDQSMAEEIGRRLAVLIENSRLYYRAQEASRAKTAFLANVSHEIRTPLGAMLGFAEILKEDESLREEQKEAVETVLRNGQQLLHIVDEILDISKVESERIQIESIVFDLPDLLRDVIHLLRGRAEEKGIELRLRLGDLPKKIKSDPTRLRQILINVIGNAIKFTDTGYVEMEARSRNGKRRDGRQRIEFLVTDTGIGISAEQRNNLFQPFSQADSSTTRRFGGTGLGLFLSRKLARLLGGDVILNTSSAGIGSSFLISILGKEVTGIQGTDHRKKSEDAVVVSAKQVESILVVDDAVDNRELFRRFIVRAGVPENRIETAENGAEAVRKALDKPYSLILMDIQMPEMDGFQALKKLRTQGYRGPIVALTAHAMKGDREKCLAAGFDGYLQKPLDRTELKRVLSLDFPKPKSPEAEL from the coding sequence ATGCCAGCAGAACAGGAAATGAACAATCAGCTGTGGCGTCGTTACAAGACCATTTTTGAATCCAAAATGGTGGGTATCCTTTCGACTGATATGAATGGCCAGATTCTGGATGCAAACGACTATTTTTTGGAAATGGTCGGTTATGGTCGCGACGATCTGAAAGCCGGAAAATTGAACTGGAAAACACTGACTCATCCCAAGTATCTAGCGCAAAGCCAGCACGTGGCCGAGCTTTTAAGAACCACGGGATCTGTGCCGGTATTTGAAAAAGAATACATTCACAAAGATGGTCATCTGGTACCGGTGCGGCTGGGCCTGACAATGTTTGAAGACGGAACCGTGATCACTCTGGTTCAGGACGTCACCCAGCAAAAAGACAGCGAACGAAAGCTTGAAGAGGCCAAAGCTCAATTGGAGGAACGCGTAGCCGAACGCACCCGGCAACTGGTTGAATCAGAATCATTTCTGGCGGCGATATTTGAAAATATGCCCACGATGGTTTTTGTTAAAGATGCCCAGGATCTGCGTTTTGTCCGGTTCAACAAAGCGGGTGAAGATCTGATTGGTATTCCACGGGCGCAGTTGATTGGAAAAAATGACTATGATTTTTTCTCGAAGGAACAGGCGGACTTTTTCACCTCCAAGGACCGCGATGTTTTGAAAGAATCCCGCGTCGTGGATATTCCTGAAGAGGAAATCAACACCACACGCGGTGTGCGCTATTTGCACACCCGCAAAATTCCAGTTTTTGACAAGGAAGGCCGTGCCCAGTATTTGCTGGGGGTTTCTGAAGACATCACCGAACTGAAGATGGCGGAAAAACAGCGGGCCGTTCTGGTCAAAGAGCAGATCGCACGCAGTGCTGCTGAACAGCGCGCCCAGCATATGGGCTTTTTGTCAGACCTGACCTTTGCGATGACGCAGTCTTTTGATCTGGAAAATATTCTAAAGGCTTTCACCGAAAAATCCATTCCGACACTGGCGGATATCTGCATTGTGGATTTGATGGATGAAGAGGGTACAGAGATTTCCCACACTCAGGTCGCAGCTAAAGAGCGGGAAGATACCGAGTTCATTCAGCGCTGGCGGGAGCGCTTCCCCATGCGCTGGGATGCTCCGTATGGGGCCGCCGAGGTCATGCGCTCCCGCAAAACTGAAATTATCAATGATGTGAATCTGGATCAGTTTTTGAAAGCTGCATTCGGCCCTGAGGCAGCCATGACTGAACGGCCCATTCACGCCGAAGCCTTTATGACCGTTCCGATTTTACTGCGCGATGAAAAGCCTCTGGGGGCCATCAGTCTGATTTCGACTTCCGCCACAAGGCACTTTTCCGCGATAGATCAAAGCATGGCCGAGGAAATCGGCCGTCGTCTGGCGGTATTGATTGAAAACTCGCGGCTTTATTACCGGGCCCAGGAAGCCAGTCGCGCCAAGACCGCATTTTTAGCCAACGTCAGTCACGAAATTCGCACTCCGTTGGGGGCCATGCTGGGTTTTGCCGAGATTTTGAAAGAGGATGAAAGCCTGCGGGAAGAACAGAAAGAGGCCGTCGAAACAGTGTTGCGCAACGGACAGCAACTGCTGCACATCGTGGACGAGATTTTGGATATTTCGAAAGTGGAGTCTGAACGGATTCAGATTGAAAGCATCGTTTTTGATCTGCCGGATCTTTTGCGGGATGTGATACACCTGCTGCGCGGGCGCGCCGAAGAAAAGGGCATCGAATTAAGGCTTCGTTTGGGGGATTTGCCGAAAAAGATCAAGTCTGATCCCACAAGACTTCGTCAGATCCTGATCAATGTGATCGGTAACGCCATCAAGTTCACGGATACGGGATACGTCGAGATGGAAGCTCGCTCACGCAATGGCAAACGTCGTGACGGGCGTCAGCGCATCGAGTTTCTGGTTACTGATACGGGAATTGGGATTTCAGCCGAACAACGCAACAACCTGTTTCAGCCTTTTTCCCAAGCGGACAGCTCGACCACGCGCCGCTTTGGTGGAACGGGCCTTGGCCTGTTTCTTTCTCGCAAGCTTGCACGGCTGTTGGGCGGGGACGTGATCTTAAACACCAGCTCCGCCGGGATCGGCAGCAGTTTCCTGATTTCAATTTTAGGCAAGGAAGTGACTGGAATTCAGGGGACAGATCATCGCAAAAAGAGCGAAGACGCGGTGGTCGTGTCGGCCAAACAGGTTGAAAGCATTTTGGTGGTGGACGATGCCGTGGACAATCGCGAGCTGTTCAGACGATTCATTGTTCGCGCCGGAGTTCCGGAAAACCGTATCGAGACCGCAGAAAATGGTGCCGAAGCCGTGCGCAAGGCCCTGGACAAACCCTACAGTCTGATTCTGATGGACATTCAAATGCCCGAGATGGACGGATTCCAGGCGCTGAAAAAACTGCGCACACAAGGTTATCGGGGACCTATCGTCGCATTGACTGCCCATGCGATGAAGGGCGATCGCGAAAAATGCCTGGCTGCGGGGTTTGACGGCTATTTGCAAAAACCTTTGGATCGGACAGAATTGAAGCGGGTGTTAAGTCTGGATTTTCCAAAGCCGAAGTCGCCTGAGGCCGAGCTTTAG
- a CDS encoding hybrid sensor histidine kinase/response regulator: MANKTDLPSLTSNNSNYESLDLAVRKIDLIYRQNINGVIVIFANAAAFLYISWNNVSHAFSITWVSVLFTSVLIRLSMLYRWNRVKPTLRHVDETHFWHRTMCGLLLVSGLCWAAVGLVAPYGSTTQQILTALLVCSMSAGAMITYVSSRVAMMCVVAPAMLGWGIGYVTSGQQHHLLVGMLVMVYCGLMIVMGKNLNQAIIKLLTLDTKLQKNEEHLRMSMASSDALTWDWDMVTDSLHCEGNAALFPQGTEQLKTLLKENRSTTLELDTEAILTDRFGSARHVALKGRFYRNSDNVPYRATGIAWDITTKRNEELLRRERDLHEAANNAKSVLLANASHEIRTPLAAILGFADTLLRNPHLDDQSRRDVQSIHRQGNFMASLVNDLLDLSKIETNRLYIQKAPMNPARELEDSLSVIRSALEDQKHDIQIYYESQIPEIIDSDSVRFRQVLINLLSNAVKFTHQGTITVRVAFYSDTNNTGHLTICVTDTGMGMDEATQNNLFQPFVRGESAEVQRVQGSGLGLALSERLARMMNGRLRLVTSAPGKGSTFELSLNVGPVHDLKLVAPSKQKVQTLDRVKIAKETGFLKDRRVLVVDDSEDLRLLMNRYLQKQGADVDTAENGEEAVNKAMARPFDVILMDIKMPVMDGYKATTHLRNKGYKRPIVALTAQASVEGQKKSMEYGFDGYLSKPVDMNLLNDILTRVQGPLN, from the coding sequence ATGGCGAACAAAACGGATCTTCCATCCCTCACTTCGAACAATTCCAATTACGAATCCCTGGATTTGGCTGTTCGCAAGATTGATCTTATCTATCGCCAGAACATCAATGGCGTGATCGTCATTTTCGCCAATGCCGCGGCCTTTTTGTATATCTCCTGGAACAATGTCTCCCATGCGTTTTCAATCACCTGGGTGTCTGTGCTGTTCACTTCGGTGCTGATCCGCCTGTCGATGCTGTATCGCTGGAACCGGGTGAAACCCACGTTGCGCCATGTGGATGAAACCCATTTCTGGCATCGCACCATGTGCGGACTGCTGCTGGTGTCGGGTCTTTGCTGGGCGGCTGTGGGATTGGTTGCGCCCTACGGATCCACCACTCAGCAAATTCTGACAGCGCTGCTGGTGTGCTCCATGTCAGCTGGAGCCATGATCACCTATGTGTCATCCCGCGTGGCAATGATGTGTGTTGTGGCGCCCGCGATGCTGGGCTGGGGAATTGGCTACGTGACTTCAGGACAGCAGCACCATCTGCTGGTGGGCATGCTGGTGATGGTTTACTGCGGGCTGATGATTGTCATGGGTAAAAACCTGAATCAGGCGATCATCAAGCTTCTGACTCTGGATACGAAGCTGCAAAAAAATGAAGAGCATCTGCGCATGTCCATGGCGTCTTCCGATGCTTTGACCTGGGACTGGGACATGGTCACCGACAGCTTGCACTGCGAAGGCAACGCGGCTTTGTTCCCGCAGGGTACCGAACAGCTGAAGACCCTGCTGAAAGAAAACCGCAGTACCACCCTGGAGCTGGATACGGAAGCCATCCTGACCGACAGGTTTGGTTCCGCCCGTCACGTGGCTCTGAAAGGCCGCTTCTATCGCAACTCGGACAATGTGCCTTATCGCGCCACCGGGATCGCCTGGGACATCACCACCAAACGCAACGAAGAACTTTTGCGCCGTGAACGTGACCTGCACGAAGCTGCCAACAACGCCAAATCCGTTTTGCTTGCCAATGCCAGCCACGAAATTCGCACTCCACTGGCTGCGATCCTGGGGTTTGCTGACACCCTGTTGCGCAACCCTCACCTGGATGATCAAAGCCGCCGGGATGTGCAGTCCATTCACCGTCAGGGAAATTTCATGGCCTCGCTGGTCAATGATCTGCTGGATCTTTCCAAGATCGAAACCAATCGTTTGTATATTCAAAAAGCCCCGATGAATCCGGCGCGTGAACTGGAGGACTCTTTGAGTGTCATTCGTTCGGCGCTGGAGGATCAAAAACATGACATCCAGATTTACTATGAATCCCAGATTCCCGAGATCATCGATTCTGACTCTGTCCGCTTTCGGCAGGTGCTGATCAATCTTTTGTCCAACGCCGTGAAGTTCACCCATCAAGGCACCATCACGGTGCGCGTGGCTTTTTATTCTGACACGAACAACACCGGACATCTTACCATCTGTGTGACTGATACCGGAATGGGGATGGACGAAGCCACACAAAACAATCTGTTCCAGCCCTTTGTTCGTGGTGAAAGCGCGGAAGTTCAACGGGTGCAGGGCTCGGGGTTGGGACTGGCGCTTTCTGAACGTCTCGCGCGCATGATGAACGGACGTTTGCGACTGGTCACTTCCGCGCCGGGTAAAGGCAGCACCTTTGAACTGTCCCTGAATGTGGGACCGGTTCACGACTTGAAACTGGTGGCGCCTTCGAAACAAAAAGTTCAGACTTTAGACCGCGTGAAAATCGCCAAAGAAACCGGATTCCTGAAAGACCGTCGTGTGCTGGTGGTGGATGATTCAGAAGACCTGCGTCTGCTGATGAACCGCTATCTGCAAAAGCAGGGTGCCGATGTCGACACCGCGGAAAACGGCGAAGAGGCCGTCAACAAAGCCATGGCCCGCCCGTTTGATGTGATCCTGATGGATATTAAAATGCCTGTGATGGACGGGTATAAGGCCACCACCCACCTGCGCAACAAGGGCTACAAGCGACCGATTGTGGCTTTGACCGCCCAAGCAAGCGTTGAAGGACAGAAAAAGTCCATGGAGTATGGCTTTGACGGATACTTAAGCAAGCCCGTTGATATGAATCTCTTGAATGATATCCTGACCCGAGTGCAGGGACCGCTGAACTAA
- a CDS encoding pseudouridine synthase: protein MSSESPLKIIYQDENFFAIDKPSGFFVHPPELSPYPVPKERICLWHLRKMFRKDVFPVHRLDAPTSGIVLFAMSRQDARELNFLFAERRMHKTYHAVVRGFVPESGSIDLPLEVDEGQSIVEAQTVFHSLAQVELPYAVGKKYPTSRYSLVQAHPVTGRWHQIRRHFDRIAHPLLGDIEHGDSHHNRFFRDTLDIKGLCLKATKIEMDSPWNGNRVVIEAPPCEKWDQIHKLFSWQPPT from the coding sequence ATGAGCAGTGAAAGCCCCTTGAAAATCATCTATCAGGATGAAAACTTTTTTGCGATCGACAAACCGTCTGGATTCTTCGTGCACCCGCCCGAACTGTCCCCTTATCCCGTTCCCAAAGAACGTATTTGTCTGTGGCATCTGCGCAAGATGTTCCGAAAAGATGTCTTTCCGGTGCACCGTCTGGACGCGCCGACCAGCGGGATTGTTCTGTTTGCCATGAGCCGCCAGGACGCGCGCGAGCTGAATTTTCTTTTTGCTGAACGCCGCATGCACAAAACCTATCATGCCGTGGTTCGCGGTTTTGTGCCTGAATCCGGCAGCATTGATTTGCCTCTGGAAGTCGACGAAGGACAAAGCATTGTCGAAGCCCAAACGGTGTTCCACAGTCTGGCGCAGGTGGAACTTCCCTATGCGGTAGGTAAAAAATATCCGACTTCACGCTACTCTCTGGTGCAGGCTCATCCTGTCACTGGCCGCTGGCATCAGATTCGACGTCATTTTGACCGCATTGCGCACCCTCTGCTGGGGGACATCGAACACGGTGATTCGCACCACAATCGCTTCTTCAGAGACACTTTAGACATCAAAGGACTGTGTTTAAAGGCGACCAAGATCGAAATGGACAGTCCGTGGAACGGAAACAGAGTCGTCATCGAAGCTCCGCCCTGCGAGAAATGGGATCAAATTCACAAGCTGTTCTCTTGGCAACCGCCAACATGA
- a CDS encoding YaeQ family protein, with product MLRPMAQPSKLYRFRIDLSDIDRGIYEQLDFRLAMHPSESMPYMLTRALAYACNYSEALEFSAQGLGDPESAALSHSDATSGRTLLWIEIGNPSPKKLHKASKASQAVKIYTYKDATQILRDCEKENVHQPEKIEIYQLNDKFLTALGEESSREFRFSLMVQEGALTVTRGEEILNTEFKRYYLKDPA from the coding sequence ATGCTACGCCCCATGGCACAACCCTCTAAACTGTACCGGTTTCGGATTGATCTTTCCGATATCGACCGCGGCATTTATGAACAGCTTGATTTCCGTCTGGCGATGCATCCGTCCGAGTCCATGCCCTATATGCTAACGCGTGCGCTGGCTTATGCCTGCAATTATTCAGAAGCCCTGGAGTTTTCAGCACAGGGTTTGGGCGATCCTGAGTCCGCGGCCCTGAGCCACAGCGATGCCACCAGCGGCCGAACACTTTTGTGGATTGAAATCGGAAATCCCAGTCCGAAAAAACTGCACAAAGCTTCAAAGGCCTCGCAAGCCGTGAAAATCTACACTTACAAAGATGCCACCCAGATTTTGCGCGACTGCGAAAAAGAAAATGTGCACCAGCCCGAAAAGATTGAAATCTATCAGCTGAATGACAAATTTCTGACGGCCCTGGGCGAAGAAAGTTCACGCGAGTTTCGTTTCAGCCTGATGGTGCAGGAGGGGGCCCTGACCGTCACCCGCGGTGAAGAAATTCTGAATACGGAATTCAAAAGGTATTATCTGAAAGACCCGGCATGA